In Fusarium verticillioides 7600 chromosome 4, whole genome shotgun sequence, the following proteins share a genomic window:
- a CDS encoding lanosterol synthase: MVATSTGREGSALKSRKRAADSESEPLLKQGQPFPKQPRISSQLDTTRWRLKDDDSRHTWHYLENDDDVKEWPQSYAEKWYLNLPLDLPDLPTPDNPLAAAENGLDFFEKLQLPSGHWGCEYGGPMFLLPGIVMTWYVTRTPVSSAKATAIYKYISARAHPVDGGWGLHIEGESSVFGTLMNYVALRLLGVDPEDPVLVKARGTLHKMGGALYAPHWAKFWMAVLGLMSWDIVNPVPPEFWLLPDWVPFAPWRWWIHIRMVFLPMGWLYSKRWSCEETDVIRSLKKEVFLEDYAKINWSAHRNSIGVIDNYHPKSWLLNAANWVLANIWMPYLRPNFLKEKAEAWASKQVDMEDANTGYACLAPVNAAMNTVLCYARDGPDNYGVKRHIERLEEYLWVKDEGMLANGTNGVQCWDTAFLIQAVFEAGLHKNEKYRPMLMKSLHYLERQQIREDCVDQEVCYRQPRKGGWPFSNRDQGYGVSDCISEALKAIILLQKVGGLPEVLEDRRLFDAVDTLLLYQNDNGGMSSYEKRRGGEWLEMLNAAEVFGRIMIEYDYPECTTACVTALSMFSKHWPDYRTDEVTTLIRTAAEWIKSNQAPDGSWYGSWGICFTYAGMFALESMKHIGQTYATGENSRRGCDFFISKQRADGGWSESYKACETMTYVEHPSGSLVVQTAWALIGLMEAEYPHVEPLRRGIQFIMDRQKPNGEWLQEAIEGVFNKSCMISYPNYKFTFTIKALGMFAKRFPEEKLVPSWAVAQNGTNGVKTNGVKTVEIKVNGAKPNGVKANGVKGKGN; this comes from the exons ATGGTCGCAACTTCTACTGGACGTGAGGGTAGCGCGCTAAAGTCGCGTAAGCGCGCTGCTGACTCCGAGTCGGAACCGCTGTTGAAACAGGGTCAGCCATTCCCCAAGCAGCCTCGCATCAGCTCACAGTTGGACACGACAAGATGGAGGCTCAAGGACGACGACAGCCGTCACACGTGGCACTACCTTGAAAacgacgatgatgtgaagGAGTGGCCACAGAGTTATGCTGAGAAATGGTACCTGAATTTGCCTTTG GATCTCCCTGACCTTCCCACCCCCGACAACCCATTGGCAGCCGCGGAGAACGGCCTCGACTTTTTCGAAAAGCTTCAACTCCCCAGCGGGCATTGGGGCTGCGAATATGGCGGTCCCATGTTCCTCCTCCCCGGTATCGTCATGACCTGGTATGTCACAAGAACACCAGTTTCCTCCGCCAAAGCGACCGCGATCTATAAATACATATCCGCACGAGCTCATCCAGTGGACGGTGGTTGGGGTTTACATATCGAAGGCGAGAGCAGCGTCTTCGGAACACTGATGAATTACGTGGCCCTCcgacttcttggtgtcgacCCTGAGGACCCAGTTCTGGTCAAGGCCAGGGGAACTCTACACAAGATGGGAGGAGCACTTTATGCGCCACACTGGGCCAAGTTCTGGATGGCTGTTTTGGGGCTCATGAGCTGGGATATCGTCAACCCTGTGCCACCAGAGTTTTGGCTGCTTCCTGATTGGGTTCCTTTCGCGCCATGGAGATGGTGGATTCACATTCGAATGGTGTTCCTACCGATGGGCTGGCTATACTCGAAACGATGGAGCTGCGAAGAGACTGATGTGATTCGATCACTGAAGAAAGAAGTATTCCTCGAGGATTACGCCAAGATAAACTGGTCAGCCCATCGCAACAGCATTGGCGTGATAGACAACTATCACCCCAAATCATGGTTGCTCAACGCCGCCAATTGGGTGCTTGCCAACATCTGGATGCCCTATCTGCGACCTAACTTCCTCAAAGAGAAAGCCGAAGCATGGGCCAGCAAACAAGTCGATATGGAGGATGCCAACACAGGCTATGCCTGCTTGGCCCCTGTCAACGCTGCTATGAACACCGTTTTGTGCTATGCTCGCGATGGCCCTGATAATTATGGTGTCAAGAGACATATCGAGCGACTTGAAGAGTATCTATGGGTCAAGGACGAGGGCATGTTGGCCAACGGCACTAACGGCGTACAGTGCTGGGACACGGCATTCTTGATTCAGGCAGTTTTCGAGGCCGGCCTTCATAAGAATGAAAAGTACCGACCCATGCTCATGAAGTCGCTACACTACTTGGAACGTCAGCAGATTCGAGAGGACTGTGTCGATCAGGAAGTGTGCTATCGTCAACCCCGAAAAGGTGGCTGGCCATTCAGCAACAGGGATCAGGGATACGGTGTCAGTGATTGCATTTCCGAAGCACTCAAGGCTATTATTCTGCTGCAGAAGGTGGGCGGCCTTCCTGAGGTCCTCGAAGATCGACGTCTTTTCGATGCCGTCGATACTCTGCTCCTGTACCAGAACGATAACGGCGGTATGTCTTCATACGAGAAGCGACGAGGAGGCGAATGGCTGGAGATGCTCAATGCCGCTGAGGTCTTTGGTCGTATCATGATCGAGTACGATTACCCTGAATGCACAACAGCTTGCGTCACAGCTTTATCTATGTTCAGCAAGCACTGGCCAGACTACCGAACAGACGAGGTTACGACACTTATCCGGACGGCTGCCGAATGGATCAAGTCCAACCAAGCACCTGATGGCAGCTGGTACGGAAGCTGGGGTATCTGTTTCACATATGCCGGTATGTTTGCGCTTGAAAGCATGAAACACATCGGCCAGACATACGCGACAGGCGAGAACTCTAGACGTGGTTGcgatttcttcatctccaagcaGAGAGCTGATGGTGGATGGTCAGAAAGCTACAAG GCCTGCGAAACGATGACATACGTCGAACATCCTTCAGGCTCCCTCGTCGTCCAAACAGCCTGGGCCCTGATCGGACTGATGGAAGCTGAATATCCTCATGTGGAACCCTTGAGACGAGGAATCcagttcatcatggatcGTCAGAAGCCGAACGGAGAGTGGCTGCAGGAGGCAATCGAGGGTGTCTTCAATAAGTCATGCATGATTTCATATCCCAACTACAAGTTCACCTTTACCATCAAGGCCTTGGGCATGTTTGCGAAAAGGTTtcccgaggagaagctggtaCCAAGCTGGGCGGTCGCACAGAATGGAACGAATGGTGTCAAGACAAATGGAGTCAAGACAGTAGAGATAAAAGTGAATGGCGCAAAGCCAAATGgagtcaaggccaacggtgtcaagggcaagggtaACTAG
- a CDS encoding ceramide glucosyltransferase produces the protein MWSSKEAIAGVFLFLAAVVSIVIAIGVRAIFHNFASRPPPSPNLGDDTPHVTIIRPVKGIEPRLYDCIAASFRQNYPQDKISIRLCLENDSDPAYPILQRVLEDFPDIDARILFEVDDLSLNTMPNMGPNPKIRNISRAYREARGDIVWIVDCNVWMAKGVLGRMVAKLKGHHVGGGSKPYKFVHQLPIVVDLIDYSAPVAADGQPLLAASSVEDDDLDLGGGGSHGNPKLWTQGGGRLDEMFMATSHAKFYSAINTSGLAPCAVGKSTMFCKSQLDHATNPLLNPKISRGKNLPTGVDYFSHNICEDHMIGDVLWNAKFDGYKNHGLVWGDIAVQPMSDMSVKAYTARRSRWLRARKFTVLPATMIEPFTESFVFATYLTFAITTLRICGIPPTWTARVIIWLTTITVWMVIDFLGYRHLHSGVTVEADEDTPRFARGSINRGGIKSRKFSEFLAAWIAREALALPIWAYAVVFGNTVNWRGRRFRIRRDTTVEALDPEEEERSRQVPTPELERGSSQNKQRVD, from the exons ATGTGGTCGTCGAAAGAGGCCATTGCTGGCGTCTTCTTGTTTTTAGCTGCTGTTgtttccatcgtcattgcTATTGGCGTCCGGGCTAT CTTTCACAACTTTGCTAGCCGGCCACCTCCTTCACCCAACCTGGGTGACGATACTCCTCATGTCACCATAATTCGACCCGTTAAGGGCATCGAGCCTCGACTCTACGATTGTATCGCCGCATCGTTTCGCCAGAACTACCCCCAAGACAAGATTTCGATTCGTCTCTGTCTCGAAAATGACTCCGATCCGGCGTACCCGATTCTACAGAGGGTCCTCGAGGACTTTCCCGATATTGATGCGCGTATCCTGTTTGAGGTAGACGACCTTTCGTTGAATACGATGCCGAATATGGGACCGAATCCAAAAATTCGCAATATCAGCCGAGCATACCGAGAAGCCAGAGGCGATATTGTGTGGATTGTGGATTGTAACGTCTGGATGGCCAAGGGAGTCTTGGGGCGCATGGTTGCTAAGCTCAAGGGTCACCATGTTGGTGGCGGGAGCAAGCCCTACAAATTCGTTCATCAACTTCccattgttgttgacttgatcGACTATTCCGCGCCGGTTGCAGCAGACGGTCAGCCCCTGTTAGCTGCCTCCTctgttgaagacgatgacttAGATCTGGGCGGAGGGGGTTCTCATGGTAACCCCAAGCTTTGGACACAGGGCGGTGGAagacttgatgagatgttCATGGCAACATCGCATGCCAAATTCTACAGCGCCATCAACACTTCTGGTCTAGCCCCTTGCGCTGTGGGCAAGAGCACCATGTTCTGCAAATCTCAGCTCGATCATGCGACGAACCCTTTACTAAATCCTAAGATATCAAGGGGCAAGAACCTCCCAACGGGCGTGGATTACTTTTCGCACAATATTTGCGAAGATCATATGATCGGCGATGTCCTTTGGAATGCTAAATTTGACGGCTACAAGAACCATGGGTTAGTCTGGGGTGACATTGCCGTTCAGCCGATGTCAGACATGTCTGTCAAGGCATATACAGCACGCCGCTCTCGGTGGCTCAGAGCGAGAAAGTTCACGGTTCTCCCAGCTACAATGATTGAGCCATTCACGGAATCTTTCGTGTTTGCCACGTATTTGACCTTTGCAATTACCACACTGCGGATATGTGGCATACCTCCGACCTGGACTGCCAGGGTGATCATCTGGCTCACAACGATCACTGTCTGGATGGTAATCGACTTTTTAGGTTACCGACATTTGCATTCTGGCGTCACTGTGGAGGCTGATGAAGACACACCTCGTTTCGCCAGAGGTTCCATCAATCGAGGAGGAATCAAAAGTCGCAAATTCTCGGAGTTTTTAGCTGCCTGGATTGCGCGTGAAGCTCTAGCTCTACCGATCTGGGCATACGCAGTCGTCTTCGGGAATACTGTGAACTGGCGAGGAAGGCGATTCCGTATCCGTAGGGATACAACTGTTGAAGCACTTGACcccgaagaagaagaacggaGTCGTCAGGTGCCGACTCCTGAGCTCGAAAGGGGATCTTCCCAGAATAAGCAACGGGTTGATTGA
- a CDS encoding guanylate kinase: MQWFLGYAKRNSNLLISSTKSFSQVPKRSFAMASPSDRRPLVISGPSGVGKGTLIKMLFGRHPDTFTLSVSHTTRNPREGETDGVEYHFVTKDAFRDLIAKDGFVEHAQFGSNLYGTSRATIEEQTAKGKIVVLDIEMEGVKQVKASSIDARYVFVSPPDTEELEKRLRGRGTETEESIQQRLTRAQDELAWAKNAEFDKILVNDDLEKTYQELDAFVYSEKTN, translated from the exons ATGCAGTGGTTTCTAGGTTATGCGAAGCGCAACTCAAACTTGTTAATATCCAGTACAAAATCCTTCTCGCAGGTTCCAAA ACGCTCCTTCGCAATGGCTTCTCCTTCGGACCGTCGACCCCTCGTCATCTCTGGACCTAGCGGTGTCGGAAAGGGCACGCTGATCAAGATGCTCTTCGGCCGCCACCCAGATACCTTTACTCTTTCTGTGTCGCATACTACTCGTAACCCTCGCGAGGGTGAGACCGATGGCGTTGAGTACCACTTTGTCACCAAGGATGCGTTTCGGGATTTGATCGCCAAGGACGGCTTCGTCGAGCA TGCTCAATTCGGAAGCAACCTCTACGGAACGAGCAGGGCGACCATCGAGGAGCAGAcagccaagggcaagattgTTGTTCTGGACATCGAGATGGAAGGCGTAAAGCAAGTTAAGGCCTCTTCCATCGACGCACGCTACGTATTCGTCTCGCCCCCTGATactgaagagctcgagaagcgaCTGCGCGGCCGCGGCACGGAGACCGAGGAGAGCATCCAGCAGCGCTTGACACGTGCGCAGGATGAGCTTGCGTGGGCCAAGAATGCCGAGTTTGACAAGATTCTCGTCAACGATGATTTGGAGAAGACGTACCAGGAGCTCGATGCTTTTGTCTACAGTGAGAAGACCAACTAG
- a CDS encoding guanylate kinase encodes MASPSDRRPLVISGPSGVGKGTLIKMLFGRHPDTFTLSVSHTTRNPREGETDGVEYHFVTKDAFRDLIAKDGFVEHAQFGSNLYGTSRATIEEQTAKGKIVVLDIEMEGVKQVKASSIDARYVFVSPPDTEELEKRLRGRGTETEESIQQRLTRAQDELAWAKNAEFDKILVNDDLEKTYQELDAFVYSEKTN; translated from the exons ATGGCTTCTCCTTCGGACCGTCGACCCCTCGTCATCTCTGGACCTAGCGGTGTCGGAAAGGGCACGCTGATCAAGATGCTCTTCGGCCGCCACCCAGATACCTTTACTCTTTCTGTGTCGCATACTACTCGTAACCCTCGCGAGGGTGAGACCGATGGCGTTGAGTACCACTTTGTCACCAAGGATGCGTTTCGGGATTTGATCGCCAAGGACGGCTTCGTCGAGCA TGCTCAATTCGGAAGCAACCTCTACGGAACGAGCAGGGCGACCATCGAGGAGCAGAcagccaagggcaagattgTTGTTCTGGACATCGAGATGGAAGGCGTAAAGCAAGTTAAGGCCTCTTCCATCGACGCACGCTACGTATTCGTCTCGCCCCCTGATactgaagagctcgagaagcgaCTGCGCGGCCGCGGCACGGAGACCGAGGAGAGCATCCAGCAGCGCTTGACACGTGCGCAGGATGAGCTTGCGTGGGCCAAGAATGCCGAGTTTGACAAGATTCTCGTCAACGATGATTTGGAGAAGACGTACCAGGAGCTCGATGCTTTTGTCTACAGTGAGAAGACCAACTAG